One part of the Actinomycetota bacterium genome encodes these proteins:
- a CDS encoding VOC family protein, with protein sequence MGGFPVEGMELTHLLVVRDAERSRDFYRDVLGADLYREYGGTSVVMRFLGTWLLLVTGGGPTEDKPGVTFAPPADPGTVSHEMTIRVPDCRAAYETLRSRGAEFLTPPVEYDWEVRCFFRDPDGHLLEISEAKSAPEARRLSSEQPG encoded by the coding sequence ATGGGGGGCTTTCCGGTCGAGGGCATGGAGCTCACGCATCTGCTCGTGGTGCGCGATGCCGAGCGCTCCCGGGACTTCTACCGGGACGTGCTGGGCGCGGACCTGTACCGCGAGTACGGCGGCACGTCGGTGGTCATGCGGTTCCTCGGGACGTGGCTGCTGCTGGTCACCGGCGGGGGGCCGACGGAGGACAAGCCGGGCGTGACGTTCGCCCCGCCGGCCGACCCCGGCACCGTGAGCCACGAGATGACTATCCGGGTCCCCGACTGCCGCGCGGCCTACGAGACCCTGCGCTCCCGGGGCGCCGAGTTCCTCACCCCGCCGGTGGAGTACGACTGGGAGGTCCGGTGCTTCTTCCGGGACCCCGACGGCCACCTCCTGGAGATCAGCGAGGCCAAGTCGGCGCCCGAGGCACGCCGTTTGTCCTCCGAGCAGCCCGGGTAG
- a CDS encoding G1 family endopeptidase produces the protein MPPGYLPRARGRGVRPRPNRGGTNREATFAGGGGHAGPRAHHGGTGRRLRTDALAPSHRGGRGQPIEQLVRLQPGDAGAEREAVQLGIGTWVVPTAKAHKAGENEYSSSWVGIGGGCVNADCTVTDSTLIQAGTEQDVDSKGRASYSAWWELIPAPSITISGFPVRAGDKMFVSISENPTGSNVWTILVKNLTTGKTFTQTVPYSSTHATAEWIEETPVVIDDQGNVSIGPLPSLGAVKFTGATTNGTSAALKAPEAIQLVDFNGAVLATPSAPKGGTAFNDCTYASTCAAPR, from the coding sequence GTGCCCCCCGGGTACCTGCCCCGTGCCCGCGGCCGGGGCGTCCGGCCGCGACCGAACAGGGGAGGAACGAACCGTGAAGCGACGTTCGCTGGTGGCGGCGGGCACGCTGGCCCTCGCGCTCACCATGGTGGGACCGGCCGGCGCCTCCGCACCGATGCTCTGGCACCGTCCCATCGTGGTGGTCGGGGCCAACCAATCGAACAACTGGTCCGGCTACAACCAGGGGACGCTGGAGCAGAACGGGAAGCTGTTCAGCTCGGTATCGGGACCTGGGTCGTCCCCACGGCCAAGGCCCACAAGGCGGGTGAGAACGAGTACTCGTCGAGCTGGGTCGGCATCGGCGGCGGATGTGTCAATGCCGACTGCACGGTAACCGACTCGACGCTGATCCAGGCGGGGACCGAGCAAGACGTGGACTCCAAGGGCCGCGCGTCCTACTCGGCGTGGTGGGAGCTCATCCCGGCGCCGTCGATCACCATCTCCGGCTTCCCCGTGAGGGCCGGCGACAAGATGTTCGTGTCGATCTCCGAGAATCCGACCGGCTCCAACGTGTGGACGATCCTGGTCAAGAACCTGACCACCGGGAAGACGTTCACCCAGACCGTTCCGTACAGCTCGACCCACGCCACCGCGGAGTGGATCGAGGAGACCCCTGTGGTCATCGACGACCAGGGCAACGTGAGCATCGGCCCGCTGCCGAGCCTGGGAGCAGTGAAGTTCACCGGCGCCACCACCAACGGGACGAGCGCGGCCCTGAAGGCGCCGGAGGCGATCCAGCTGGTCGACTTCAATGGCGCCGTGCTGGCCACGCCGTCGGCCCCCAAGGGCGGGACCGCCTTCAACGACTGCACGTACGCATCGACCTGCGCGGCGCCCCGGTAG
- a CDS encoding FAD-binding oxidoreductase: protein MDPLDSLVPRLPPDRVSRDPAQLAPKARDMSALALLAGVRGDQPVLPAAAVLPRSTEEMATVLAWAQETGTPIVPRGGGSGVSGGGFTSADSVVVDLSRMDRVLGIDTVSRTVEVEAGIGGTVLEAALEAKGLTTGHYPQSIELSTVGGWIAASSAGQASSGYGAIEDLVLGMTVVLAGGAVVRLKPVPRSAAGPDLRRLFIGSEGTLGVVTGAVLACRPRPLGYAWAGFGFDSFEACIEAMRAIEAAGVGSVVVRGYDEADATLAFGRLGHAGGSAAIVGFAADAAGLAERMAEATTRANAAGGRELGPAYGEHWWVHRNDAVGLYRRIMGPDRAFGPGTVVDTMEVAAVWSRIPALYGRVREALLAGAEIVGCHLSHVYPAGSSLYFTFLVRGSDDRDVEGRYLATWEGAVQACLMVGGTITHHHGVGRLKARFMAAELGEEGLAVLRAVKRVLDPSGILNPGVLLP from the coding sequence ATGGACCCGCTCGACTCGCTCGTCCCTCGTTTGCCCCCGGACCGGGTGAGCCGGGACCCGGCCCAGCTGGCGCCGAAGGCCCGTGACATGTCCGCGCTGGCCCTGCTGGCCGGGGTGCGGGGCGACCAGCCGGTGCTCCCCGCGGCGGCCGTGCTCCCCCGGTCCACGGAGGAGATGGCGACCGTCCTGGCGTGGGCCCAGGAGACCGGGACGCCCATCGTTCCCCGTGGTGGGGGGTCCGGGGTCAGCGGGGGCGGCTTCACGTCCGCGGACTCCGTCGTGGTGGACCTGTCGCGGATGGACCGGGTGCTCGGCATCGACACCGTGTCGCGGACCGTCGAGGTGGAGGCGGGGATCGGGGGCACCGTCCTGGAGGCGGCCCTGGAGGCGAAGGGGCTCACGACCGGTCATTACCCCCAGTCCATCGAGCTGTCCACGGTCGGCGGGTGGATCGCCGCCTCTTCGGCCGGGCAGGCCTCGTCGGGATACGGGGCCATCGAGGACCTCGTGCTCGGCATGACGGTGGTGCTGGCGGGAGGAGCCGTGGTCCGGCTGAAGCCCGTCCCTCGGTCCGCGGCGGGCCCGGACCTTCGCCGCCTGTTCATCGGCTCGGAGGGAACGCTCGGCGTGGTGACCGGGGCGGTCCTGGCGTGCCGGCCGCGGCCGCTCGGATACGCGTGGGCGGGGTTCGGGTTCGACTCGTTCGAAGCGTGCATCGAGGCGATGCGGGCGATCGAGGCGGCCGGCGTGGGGTCGGTGGTGGTGCGGGGATACGACGAGGCGGACGCCACCCTGGCGTTCGGCCGCCTGGGGCACGCGGGTGGTTCCGCCGCCATCGTGGGGTTCGCCGCCGATGCCGCCGGCCTGGCGGAACGCATGGCCGAGGCCACCACCCGGGCGAACGCGGCCGGCGGCCGCGAGCTGGGACCGGCGTACGGCGAGCACTGGTGGGTGCATCGAAACGACGCTGTCGGCCTGTATCGCCGAATCATGGGCCCCGATCGTGCCTTCGGACCGGGCACCGTGGTCGACACCATGGAGGTGGCCGCGGTGTGGAGCCGGATCCCGGCGTTGTACGGACGGGTGCGCGAGGCGCTCCTGGCCGGCGCCGAGATCGTGGGATGCCACCTCTCGCACGTCTATCCGGCCGGCTCGTCGCTGTACTTCACGTTCCTGGTCCGGGGGTCGGACGACCGTGACGTGGAGGGCCGGTACCTGGCTACCTGGGAGGGCGCGGTGCAGGCGTGCCTGATGGTGGGAGGGACCATCACCCACCACCACGGCGTGGGCCGGCTGAAGGCCCGGTTCATGGCCGCGGAGCTCGGGGAGGAGGGCCTGGCGGTGCTGCGCGCGGTGAAGAGGGTCCTCGATCCCTCGGGCATCCTGAACCCGGGCGTCCTGCTTCCCTAG
- a CDS encoding glycerol-3-phosphate dehydrogenase/oxidase, whose product MLPLAADTRRTDLGRMAETELDLLVVGGGIAGAGIALDAASRGLSVGLVEREDFASGTSGRSSRMVHGGARYLEHYDFGLVQQALRERVVILRLAPHLVRPVTMYAPTSSSRQQFLFRLGLTVYDTLALGRNLGRHRAVDAAELHRVAPGLGRPTRGVRYWECRTDDARLTLEAVRAAKRHGALVANHAEVTALIGEGRVRGARVLDHQTDEHLDVQARITVNATGVWADSVHTMAARAGGMLRPSKGVHLVFRPGAVDTRTALFVPSGAGDRRFVFVIPWGDRVYAGTTDTEYHGGLDDPAVEEADLEYVLQAVAAAFPGVTRDDVTATWAGLRPLLGGARGPTADLSRKHRIFEDPPGLLTITGGKLTTYRAMAEELVDRAARALGTGGRCRTRELPLGLTRPFSEALGRAMAEGTALGLPEASARRLVTRFGDDWKEALRLIGEDRSLGDPAVPGFPVLQVELNLARTREMALTDDDVLVRRTRLSTMDASVRLPAG is encoded by the coding sequence ATGCTTCCCCTGGCCGCGGACACCCGCCGAACCGATCTGGGGCGCATGGCGGAGACCGAGCTCGACCTCCTGGTGGTCGGCGGCGGCATCGCCGGGGCCGGGATCGCCCTGGACGCCGCGTCCCGAGGCCTCTCGGTGGGACTGGTGGAGCGGGAGGACTTCGCCTCCGGGACCTCCGGGCGTTCCTCCCGGATGGTCCACGGCGGCGCCCGCTACCTCGAGCACTACGACTTCGGCCTGGTGCAGCAGGCCCTCCGGGAGCGCGTGGTGATCCTCCGCCTGGCTCCGCACCTGGTCCGCCCCGTCACCATGTACGCGCCGACGAGTTCCTCCCGCCAGCAGTTCCTGTTCCGCCTCGGCCTCACGGTGTACGACACGCTGGCCCTGGGGCGAAACCTGGGACGCCACCGGGCCGTGGACGCCGCCGAGCTGCATCGCGTGGCGCCCGGCCTGGGACGCCCCACCCGGGGCGTGCGGTACTGGGAATGCCGGACCGACGACGCCCGGCTGACCCTGGAGGCGGTCCGCGCGGCGAAGCGGCACGGCGCCCTCGTCGCGAACCACGCCGAGGTGACCGCGCTGATCGGCGAGGGCCGGGTCCGGGGCGCCAGGGTGCTCGACCACCAGACCGACGAGCACCTCGACGTCCAAGCTCGGATCACCGTGAACGCGACGGGCGTGTGGGCCGACTCGGTCCACACCATGGCGGCCCGCGCCGGAGGGATGCTCCGCCCCAGCAAGGGCGTCCACCTGGTGTTCCGGCCGGGGGCGGTGGACACCAGGACGGCGCTGTTCGTCCCCTCCGGAGCCGGCGACCGCCGGTTCGTGTTCGTGATCCCGTGGGGGGACCGGGTGTACGCCGGGACCACCGACACGGAGTACCACGGCGGCCTCGACGATCCAGCCGTGGAGGAGGCCGACCTCGAATACGTGCTCCAGGCCGTGGCCGCGGCGTTCCCCGGCGTCACGCGAGACGACGTCACGGCTACCTGGGCCGGCCTCAGGCCGCTGTTGGGCGGGGCCCGTGGCCCGACAGCCGACCTCTCGCGCAAGCACCGGATCTTCGAGGACCCGCCGGGGCTCCTCACCATCACCGGCGGCAAGCTCACCACCTACCGGGCCATGGCCGAGGAGCTGGTCGACCGGGCGGCCCGGGCCCTGGGAACCGGCGGCCGGTGCCGGACCCGCGAGCTTCCGCTCGGGCTCACCCGCCCGTTCAGCGAGGCGCTGGGGCGAGCGATGGCGGAGGGAACCGCTCTCGGGCTGCCGGAAGCCTCCGCCCGCCGCCTGGTGACCCGGTTCGGCGACGACTGGAAGGAGGCGCTTCGGCTCATCGGCGAGGACCGGTCGCTGGGCGATCCCGCCGTTCCCGGGTTCCCGGTCCTCCAGGTGGAGCTGAACCTGGCCCGGACGCGCGAGATGGCCCTCACCGACGACGACGTGCTCGTTAGGCGGACCCGCCTGTCCACGATGGACGCGAGCGTCCGGCTCCCGGCGGGCTGA
- a CDS encoding AMP-binding protein has product MDELLPAVLAGGGGEALRAAGRSLTYGQLRDAASAVAALLDAGERVAVWAEPALETCAGVVGTLLAGAVAVPVNPRTGTLELSHVLRDAAPRRVLAGPKDELPGALASLERIDVDLGASGRPLRPEPGPDAPALVFFTSGTTGPPKGAVIPRRALATNLDAQAAVWEWTSDDVLTHGLPLHHVHGLVLGVLGSLRTGGRVHHVGRFLPHAIAQELAGEASMLFAVPTMHRDLADAAEADPAVAGALARARLLVSGSAPLPHRDWARIERATGQRIVQRYGLTETLMNCAVPASSDRRPGTVGPPLPGVEVGLIGGGGVPVEGEGEGEGEEPSGEVLVRGPNVFLGYLNRPDATRNALRDGWFHTGDVAIRDEDGWYRIVGRRDIDLIKTGGHRVGAGEVEAALLDHSAVSEAAVTGEPDDRLGQRIVAWVVLRPEREATATTAAELEDHVAATLAPHKRPRVVRFVDALPRNEMGKIVKTALRAPGAS; this is encoded by the coding sequence ATGGACGAACTCCTTCCCGCGGTCCTGGCGGGAGGTGGCGGCGAGGCGCTCAGGGCCGCCGGTCGGTCCCTGACCTACGGGCAGCTTCGGGACGCCGCCTCGGCGGTGGCCGCGCTCCTGGACGCCGGCGAGCGCGTGGCGGTGTGGGCAGAGCCGGCCCTGGAGACGTGCGCCGGCGTGGTCGGGACCCTGCTGGCCGGCGCGGTCGCCGTCCCCGTCAACCCCCGAACCGGGACCCTCGAACTGTCCCACGTCCTGCGTGACGCCGCTCCCCGCCGGGTACTGGCCGGCCCGAAGGACGAGCTTCCCGGCGCCCTGGCGTCACTCGAACGGATCGACGTCGACCTGGGGGCCTCGGGCCGCCCCCTCCGCCCCGAGCCCGGCCCGGATGCGCCCGCGCTGGTGTTCTTCACGTCCGGGACCACGGGCCCGCCCAAGGGCGCGGTGATCCCGCGCCGGGCGCTGGCCACCAACCTGGACGCGCAGGCCGCGGTGTGGGAGTGGACGTCCGACGACGTCCTCACGCACGGCCTGCCCCTCCATCACGTGCACGGCCTGGTGCTGGGCGTGCTGGGCTCCCTCCGGACCGGCGGCCGCGTCCACCACGTGGGGCGGTTCCTCCCCCATGCCATCGCCCAGGAGCTGGCCGGCGAGGCCTCGATGCTGTTCGCGGTGCCGACCATGCACCGGGATCTGGCCGACGCGGCCGAGGCCGATCCGGCCGTGGCCGGGGCGCTCGCCCGGGCCCGCCTGCTGGTGTCGGGCTCCGCTCCCCTCCCCCACCGGGACTGGGCCCGGATCGAGCGGGCTACCGGACAGCGCATCGTGCAGCGCTACGGCCTCACCGAGACCCTCATGAACTGCGCCGTGCCGGCCTCGAGCGACCGGCGGCCGGGGACGGTCGGGCCGCCGCTGCCCGGTGTCGAGGTGGGCCTGATCGGCGGCGGCGGGGTGCCGGTCGAGGGAGAGGGAGAGGGAGAGGGAGAGGAGCCGTCGGGCGAGGTCCTCGTGCGCGGCCCCAACGTGTTCCTGGGCTACCTGAACCGGCCGGACGCCACGAGGAACGCCCTGCGCGACGGGTGGTTCCACACCGGCGACGTGGCCATCAGGGACGAGGACGGGTGGTACCGGATCGTGGGGCGGCGGGACATCGACCTCATCAAGACCGGTGGGCATCGCGTGGGGGCGGGCGAGGTGGAGGCCGCCCTGCTCGACCACTCCGCGGTGTCGGAGGCTGCCGTGACCGGCGAACCCGACGACCGCCTGGGGCAGCGCATCGTGGCCTGGGTGGTGCTGCGGCCGGAGCGCGAAGCGACCGCGACGACCGCGGCGGAGCTGGAGGACCACGTGGCGGCAACGCTCGCCCCACACAAGCGTCCCCGGGTTGTTCGATTCGTGGACGCGCTCCCTCGCAACGAGATGGGGAAGATCGTGAAGACGGCCCTCCGGGCCCCCGGCGCTTCCTGA
- the aceB gene encoding malate synthase A, producing the protein MRDVEVRGRPGDRFEEILTGEALELVAALQREFGGRRAELLQARGERQARLDAGERPDFLPGTKSVREGDWRVAPAPADLEDRRVEITGPTDRKMMINALNSGARVFMADFEDANSPTWANMAGGQVNLAEAVRRRIQFTGPDGRAYRLHDDVATLVVRPRGWHLVERHVVVDGEPVSASLFDFGLAFFHNARELLERGSGPYFYLPKLESHLEARLWNDVFSLAQDRLGIPRGTIRATVLIETILAAFEMEEVLYELRDHSGGLNAGRWDYIFSVIKKFRRHPQFLLPDRARITMTVPFMRAYTELLVRTCHRRGAHAIGGMAAYIPSRKDPEANERALAAVAADKVREAGDGFDGTWVAHPDLVPTAMAEFDRVLGDRPNQLDRTRADVAVSARDLLDIRVPEGAVTAAGVRSNVSVGIQYLASWLRGVGAAAIDNLMEDAATSEISRSQVWQWVHHGAELAEGGPVTRDLVARVVREELDRIRAAAGDRAFAEGRYDDARELFEQVAMEEAFIEFLTIPAYERID; encoded by the coding sequence GTGAGGGACGTCGAGGTCCGGGGCCGGCCCGGCGACCGGTTCGAGGAGATCCTCACCGGGGAGGCGCTCGAGCTGGTGGCCGCCCTCCAGCGCGAGTTCGGTGGCCGCCGCGCGGAGCTGCTCCAGGCCCGCGGGGAACGCCAGGCCCGCCTGGACGCCGGCGAGCGGCCGGACTTCCTGCCGGGGACGAAGAGCGTCCGCGAGGGCGACTGGCGGGTGGCGCCGGCGCCGGCCGACCTCGAGGACCGCCGGGTCGAGATCACCGGGCCCACCGACCGCAAGATGATGATCAACGCGCTGAACTCGGGGGCGCGGGTGTTCATGGCGGACTTCGAGGACGCCAACAGCCCGACCTGGGCCAACATGGCCGGGGGACAGGTGAACCTGGCCGAGGCGGTACGCCGGCGGATCCAGTTCACCGGCCCCGACGGCCGTGCGTACCGGCTCCACGACGACGTGGCCACGCTGGTGGTGCGCCCCCGGGGCTGGCACCTGGTGGAGCGCCACGTGGTGGTCGACGGCGAGCCGGTGTCCGCGAGCCTGTTCGACTTCGGGCTGGCGTTCTTCCACAACGCGCGGGAGCTGCTGGAACGGGGCTCCGGGCCGTACTTCTACCTCCCGAAGCTGGAGAGCCACCTCGAAGCACGCCTGTGGAACGACGTCTTCTCCCTGGCCCAGGACCGGCTGGGGATCCCCCGGGGAACGATCCGGGCCACCGTGCTCATCGAGACGATCCTGGCGGCGTTCGAGATGGAGGAGGTCCTGTACGAGCTTCGCGACCACTCGGGGGGACTGAACGCCGGCCGGTGGGACTACATCTTCAGCGTCATCAAGAAGTTCCGCCGCCACCCACAGTTCCTGCTGCCCGACCGCGCCAGGATCACCATGACCGTTCCGTTCATGCGCGCGTACACGGAGCTGCTGGTGCGGACGTGCCACCGCCGGGGCGCTCACGCCATCGGCGGCATGGCCGCGTACATCCCCAGCCGGAAGGACCCCGAGGCGAACGAGCGGGCGCTGGCCGCGGTGGCCGCCGACAAGGTCCGGGAAGCCGGGGACGGCTTCGACGGGACGTGGGTGGCGCACCCCGACCTCGTCCCCACGGCCATGGCGGAGTTCGACCGGGTGCTGGGCGACCGCCCCAACCAGCTGGATCGAACCCGCGCCGACGTGGCGGTTTCCGCCCGCGATCTGCTGGACATCCGCGTCCCGGAGGGAGCTGTGACCGCGGCCGGCGTCCGGAGCAACGTCAGCGTGGGGATCCAGTACCTGGCCTCGTGGCTCCGCGGCGTCGGGGCCGCGGCCATCGACAACCTGATGGAGGACGCCGCCACCTCGGAGATCTCCCGGTCCCAGGTGTGGCAGTGGGTCCACCATGGGGCGGAGCTCGCGGAGGGCGGCCCCGTCACCCGCGACCTCGTGGCGAGGGTGGTCCGGGAGGAGCTGGACCGCATCCGGGCCGCGGCGGGAGATCGGGCCTTCGCAGAGGGCCGCTACGACGACGCCAGGGAGCTGTTCGAGCAGGTGGCCATGGAGGAAGCGTTCATCGAGTTCCTGACGATCCCCGCCTACGAGCGCATCGACTAG
- a CDS encoding cold-shock protein codes for MATGVVKWFNSEKGYGFISQEGGPDVFVHYSAIQGTGYKNLEENQRVEFEVTQGQKGPQATNVRPVA; via the coding sequence GTGGCAACAGGTGTCGTGAAGTGGTTCAACTCCGAGAAGGGGTACGGCTTCATCTCCCAGGAGGGCGGTCCGGACGTGTTCGTGCACTACAGCGCGATCCAGGGGACCGGCTACAAGAACCTCGAGGAGAACCAGCGGGTCGAGTTCGAGGTCACCCAGGGGCAGAAGGGCCCCCAGGCGACCAACGTGCGGCCCGTGGCGTAA
- a CDS encoding GerMN domain-containing protein, producing the protein MDERVLLVEDDPSGPTMKRLIVLAAAIAVVAAACGERGAHSVGPAPTGPVSTTLPPTEVQVTATATASGPVEVPSVTFELWFARSDHLFAIPWVAPETQAVGRASLEALLGGPPNPSVAESVGTQVPPGTTLLGLSISNGVATVDLSPEFLSGGSSVSEFTRIGQVVFTISQFPTVKGVALQLDGQPIQPFDIQGAALHRPWQRSDFEQLLPAIVVESPTIRVAVSSPVKISGTADVFEATVNLRILDENGNEIASGFTSATCGTGCRGAFQTKLAFHVDHDQPGTVEAFEASAENGQPINVVDIPVTLLASTG; encoded by the coding sequence GTGGACGAGCGAGTGCTCCTGGTGGAGGACGATCCGTCGGGTCCAACCATGAAGCGCCTCATCGTCCTGGCGGCGGCGATCGCCGTGGTCGCCGCGGCCTGCGGCGAGCGGGGTGCCCACTCCGTCGGTCCGGCCCCCACCGGCCCGGTCTCCACGACGCTCCCCCCGACCGAGGTCCAGGTCACCGCCACAGCAACCGCGAGCGGTCCCGTCGAGGTCCCGTCCGTCACCTTCGAGTTGTGGTTCGCCCGAAGCGACCACCTGTTCGCGATCCCATGGGTGGCGCCGGAGACGCAGGCGGTGGGGCGGGCCTCGCTGGAGGCCCTGCTCGGCGGTCCCCCCAACCCGAGCGTGGCGGAGAGCGTGGGGACCCAGGTCCCGCCCGGCACCACGCTCCTCGGACTGTCCATCTCGAACGGCGTGGCCACGGTGGACCTGTCGCCCGAGTTCCTGTCCGGGGGAAGCTCGGTCTCGGAGTTCACCCGCATCGGACAGGTCGTGTTCACCATCAGCCAGTTCCCCACGGTGAAGGGCGTGGCCCTCCAGCTCGACGGCCAGCCCATCCAGCCCTTCGACATCCAGGGCGCGGCCCTGCACCGGCCCTGGCAGCGGTCGGACTTCGAGCAGCTCCTGCCGGCGATCGTGGTGGAGAGCCCGACCATCCGCGTGGCGGTCTCCAGTCCGGTGAAGATCTCCGGCACCGCCGACGTGTTCGAGGCCACGGTGAACCTGCGGATCCTGGACGAAAACGGGAACGAGATCGCCTCCGGCTTCACCAGCGCCACCTGCGGGACGGGGTGCCGCGGGGCCTTCCAGACGAAGCTCGCGTTCCACGTCGACCACGATCAGCCCGGCACGGTGGAGGCGTTCGAGGCCAGCGCCGAGAACGGCCAGCCCATCAACGTCGTCGACATCCCGGTGACGCTGCTGGCCTCCACCGGCTAG
- a CDS encoding histidine phosphatase family protein has product MSAVLGVRHAEVENPEGVVYGRLAGFHLSAAGLEHAERVGALLASAPVVAVHASPLERAQETARALAAPHGLEVITDERLIEWVANEAWQGRSWKDLLASPEYGRVTGDPIRNAPLDPLDRVGERIVQWAHEAEAAHPEGMVLGVSHEAPLVAAYLWGRRGDFTTYKSVNIPHLSAVRLVPGPPELVDPFDAVSC; this is encoded by the coding sequence GTGTCCGCCGTGCTGGGTGTCCGTCACGCCGAGGTGGAGAACCCCGAAGGGGTGGTGTACGGCCGGCTCGCCGGCTTCCACCTCTCCGCCGCCGGGCTCGAGCACGCCGAGCGGGTGGGGGCCCTGCTGGCCTCGGCTCCCGTCGTGGCGGTCCACGCCAGCCCGCTGGAGCGGGCCCAGGAGACGGCCCGGGCCCTGGCGGCCCCGCACGGGCTGGAGGTCATCACGGACGAGCGCCTCATCGAGTGGGTGGCGAACGAGGCCTGGCAGGGGCGGTCGTGGAAGGACCTGCTGGCCTCGCCGGAGTACGGACGCGTCACCGGCGACCCGATCCGGAACGCGCCGCTCGACCCCCTGGACCGGGTGGGGGAGCGGATCGTGCAGTGGGCGCACGAGGCCGAGGCCGCCCACCCGGAGGGCATGGTGCTGGGCGTCTCGCACGAGGCCCCGCTGGTGGCGGCGTACCTGTGGGGGCGCCGCGGCGACTTCACCACCTACAAGTCCGTGAACATCCCCCACCTGTCCGCGGTCCGGCTGGTGCCGGGGCCCCCCGAGCTGGTCGACCCCTTCGACGCGGTCTCCTGCTAG
- a CDS encoding trypsin-like peptidase domain-containing protein, with amino-acid sequence MKRAILSFLALGSLLTACAVPAGHVSGSSAPFPISLRGTTSPIPLPSGSPLPTSNPNEDPVVAVVHRVLPSVVNVTTNLLLQHTLFGSQPGRGVGTGFVIRSDGLIVTNWHVVECAQHITVITPPPDVQRFDARVIGGDPSSDLAVVKIDGHDMPSLSLGDSSQLELGEHVVALGYALALNGGPTVTSGIVSALHRSLPVSDPNFGTRTYGDVIQTDAAINPGNSGGPLVNLAGQVVGIDTAGASQAENIGFAIAIDSAKPTIEQAVNNPSAPVAFLGVDTTDVTKALVFQISLPVTQGAYVLDVTPGSPAAAAGIKGGEVISAFDGKAVNTSDDLGALIQAQSPGDKAQVTVVDARGAERTVTV; translated from the coding sequence ATGAAGCGAGCGATCCTCTCGTTCCTCGCGCTCGGGAGCCTGCTCACGGCGTGCGCCGTCCCGGCCGGTCACGTGAGCGGCTCCAGCGCTCCGTTCCCCATCTCGCTCCGGGGAACCACCTCCCCGATCCCGCTTCCCTCGGGCTCCCCCCTGCCCACGAGCAACCCGAACGAGGACCCCGTGGTGGCGGTGGTGCACCGGGTCCTTCCCTCGGTGGTGAACGTGACCACCAACCTCCTCCTCCAGCACACGCTGTTCGGGAGCCAGCCCGGCCGGGGGGTGGGGACCGGGTTCGTCATCCGCTCCGATGGCCTGATCGTGACGAACTGGCACGTGGTGGAGTGCGCCCAGCACATCACCGTGATCACGCCTCCGCCCGACGTGCAGCGGTTCGACGCCCGGGTCATCGGTGGCGACCCCAGCTCCGACCTGGCCGTGGTCAAAATCGACGGCCACGACATGCCCTCCCTGTCGCTCGGGGACTCCAGCCAGCTGGAGCTGGGGGAGCACGTGGTGGCGCTGGGGTACGCGCTGGCCCTGAACGGCGGGCCCACCGTGACCAGCGGCATCGTCTCGGCCCTGCACCGCTCGCTCCCGGTCAGCGACCCGAACTTCGGCACCCGCACCTACGGCGACGTCATCCAGACGGATGCGGCCATCAACCCCGGGAACTCCGGCGGGCCGCTGGTGAACCTGGCCGGGCAGGTGGTCGGGATCGACACGGCGGGGGCTTCCCAGGCCGAGAACATCGGGTTCGCCATCGCCATCGACTCCGCCAAGCCAACCATCGAGCAGGCCGTGAACAACCCGTCGGCCCCCGTGGCGTTCCTGGGGGTGGACACCACGGACGTCACCAAGGCCCTCGTGTTCCAGATCTCGCTGCCGGTCACCCAGGGCGCCTACGTGCTGGACGTGACACCCGGAAGCCCCGCCGCCGCCGCCGGGATCAAGGGGGGTGAGGTCATCTCGGCGTTCGACGGGAAGGCCGTGAACACCTCCGACGACCTCGGCGCGCTGATCCAGGCCCAGTCGCCCGGCGACAAGGCGCAGGTGACCGTGGTGGACGCCCGCGGCGCCGAGCGGACCGTCACGGTC